The genomic DNA TTCTTGCGCAAATTCTGAGAACCGATTGATATTCATTGTGTCTGGATTCAATGAAGCCTCGTATTCTGACGCCATCTCATATGCCTGCCGTTGACCGATTTCCGAGATTCGTTAGGATATGAAAATTGATGAATTGTACCTAAACGCTGATGGCTGACTATTTTTAGACTTGCAACATGCGGTCATATCGTTATAGTTCGCCGCTTGCGATTGGGTTCCGTTCGTGCCTGCGTACCTCTGCAGACAGCATTAGTTGTGTCAGAGACTATGCGGGAAACAATCCTGAAAATTTGTTTTGCTAGCGTAGCTCAACGGCAGAGCTCCGGTTTTGTAAACCGGTGGTTGTGGGTTCAAATCCCTCCGCTAGCTTTCACTTCAGGCAATCGGCAGACCTGTCGATTATTGAAGTGTGAGGAATGTCTGGGGATGTTCCCGAGCGGCCAAAGGGGTCAGACTGTAAATCTGATGGCTCAGCCTTCACAGGTTCGAATCCTGTCGTCCCCATTCTGTGAGAAAAGAGTGAGTTTCGCAGGCACGCTTGCCGAAACCCCCTCTGGATGTGTACGCTTTGCAGCGTGCATGCCTGCGGGTGTAGTTCAATGGTAGAACTCCAGCCTTCCAAGCTGGTCGTGAGGGTTCGATTCCCTTCACCCGCTTTTTGAGGAAATGACAAAATTCAAGTGACGAATCAGTTAGTTGGAACACAGTGAAAAGCGCTGCTGCTGTAGCTCAGTGGTAGAGCACTTCCTTGGTAAGGAAGAGGTCATGGGTTCAAGTCCCATCAGCAGCTTTGGCCTGCTTAAGGCTTGCTTTTGAGGAATGGCTGGTTGCTTGACCTCGAAAAGGCGATTGCGGTATATGAATTCACCGCCGTAATCGCTCGCGTCATTGTCATACGGTGATTATCATTCAAAATCGTGGTATTAAGTGACGGATCCTGAGAGTCAGGGTTCGGACCGTCTTTTCGGAGCTAGGAATTAAGAGATGGCTAAGCAAGTCTTTGAGCGTACAAAACCTCACGTTAATGTGGGAACTATTGGTCACATCGATCACGGCAAGAGCACACTGACAGCTGCCCTGGTTCAGGTTCAGGCTGCCAAGGGGCTGGCGAAATCTCTCAGTTATGCGGAAATCACCAAGGGTGGTACCGTGCGAGATGATTCGAAGACTGTGACAATCGCAGTGAGTCACGTGGAATACGAATCGGTCGGTCGTCACTATGCACATATCGATTGCCCGGGTCACGCCGACTATGTCAAAAACATGATTACCGGTGCTGCTCAGATGGACGGGGCGATTCTCGTTGTGTCTGCTGCTGATGGTCCGATGCCTCAGACTCGCGAGCATATCCTGCTGGCTCGTCAGGTGAACGTGCCTGCTCTGGTTGTCTTTCTTAATAAGTGTGACCTGGTCGACGATGAAGAGTTGCTTGAGTTGGTCGAAATGGAAGTTCGTGAGCTTCTCAGCAAGTACGACTTCCCTGGCGATGACATCACAATTGTACGCGGAAATGCAAAAGCGGCATTGGAAAATCCTTCTGATGAGGCTTCTGGTGCTTGTATTCAGAATCTGCTCGACGCGCTGGATAACGATATTCCAGAGCCTTCGCGTGAGTCTGATAAGCCATTTCTGATGGCCGTCGAGGACGTCTTTTCGATCAAAGGTCGCGGTACTGTGGCGACTGGTCGTATCGAACGTGGCGTGGTCAATGTTGGTGATAAGGTGCAGGTTATTGGTCTGAGGGACACTCAGGAAACCACTGTGACTGGGGTTGAGATGTTCAATAAAACACTCGACTCCGGAATGGCTGGCGATAATGTTGGCTTGCTGTTGCGTGGTGTTGAAAAAGATGACATTGAACGTGGGCAGTGTCTGGCAAAGGCTGGCACGATCACTCCTCACTTCCGCTTTGAGTGTGAAGTTTACGTTCTGAGTAAAGAGGAAGGTGGTCGTCATACACCGTTCTTCAGTGGCTATCGCCCACAGTTCTACTTCCGCACAACGGACGTGACTGGTGCAGCAAAGTTGCTCGGCGGTGCAGAAATGTGTATGCCGGGCGATAATGTGGCCTTGGAAGTTGAGCTGCAGAAGCCAATCGCCATGGACGAAGGAAGCCGTTTCGCTATTCGCGAAGGTGGCCGAACTGTCGGTTCTGGTGTTGTTACTAAGATTCTCGAGTAGTCTTACTCGATGCCTTGGGTTTTTTAGTTGACGTTAATTGTAGGGGTTGATTCCTGCTGATAGTCACTGAAGTGAATCAAAGGCGAAGCTGCGGCCGTAAGGCTGAATGAGAAATTTCACCAGCCTCGCTCTTGCATGAACAAGGGCGAGGCTTGGTTTTCTTGAGAGACGTTTTATTTTACTGATCTAATCAATAGTGTTTGAGGGTGACTGATATGGCTCGTGAGTATGTCTGGTTGGAATGCACTGAGACAGGCATGCGTAATTATCGTGTGCCTAAAGAGATGCGTGGTACCGAACGCCTGGAGCTGATGAAGTACTGCCCAAAACTCCGAAGGCATACGACTCACAAAGAATCTCGCAAGAAATAATCGAATGAGTCAGTCGCCTGGGCAATTCATCTCGACTAGGCAGGCTGGGCTCGTTGTGCTATTTTCTTGATCCAATTCGGGGCCGGTGGGTTCGGGTTCACAGCTGCTGCTCGGGTTCTGGTGTTGTTTTAAGAGGTAAGTGCAGGCTTGAGGCAATGAGTTGGCACGCGATGCAAGGGTTTGCTTTGAGTGCCAGGGTTTGGGCGAGTGTAACTGTGTACTGAATATCAACGGGCGTAGCTCAATTGGCAGAGCAGCGGATTCCAAATCCGCAGGTTGGGAGTTCAAGTCTCTCCGCCCGTGTTTAATGTCTTAACTTTGCCATGAATGGTTAAGTTGCGACACCAATTTGTTTCGAGTTTATAAAGAACATATTGTTCGGCGGGACAGGAAGTATGTCGAAATCTAAGTCGTCGTCTGGTTTGCTTGCAGAAATGTTTTCAGCCAGTCTGTACAAGCGAGCTCAGGGCCAGCAGGTTCGTCAGGTTACTGGTCTGGCCATTGCTGCGGTCTTCATAGTTGCTGCCTGGACGATGAAAATCAACCTGCTCAGTGGCCTTGATCCAAATCTGCAACTAATTATCCCGACAGTTACCGGGGCTTTGGGGTGCTGGTTTGCGTATCGTATTGTTAATTACCCTCGTGCAGCTGATTTTTTGATTTCTGTGCAAGGGGAAATGGAGAAAGTTTCGTGGCCAACCTGGCCACAGTTATGGCGAGCTACCATTGTGGTGCTCGTTGTTATGGTCTTTCTGGCGGTCTCACTCTTTGCCTTCGATGTTATCTGGCAGTTTGTGTTTACCCAGGTGGGCTTTCTGAAGGTCTGATTGGGTAAAGTTCTCGACGTTTTTCAGGAAAATATCCTCGGCGCTTGGATTTCTTCAAATCTATAGGCGTCTGGCACTTGAAATTCAGCAGCGAGATTTCCATAATCCCCGTTTCTTTGCTCGGGGACGAATTACCGAAACCGCTTAGTTGTCGGTTGACTGGAATTCGTGAGCACTTAATTTTGGATAGGTTGTGAACCTCGTTCCATGGATGATCTGGATATCGACAATTCGAAAATTCCTTCACGGGATGATGAAGCTGCCTCAGGCAAGCCAGATATGCTCTGGTATGTGCTGAAGGTGCAGTCGAATCGTGAACGCACCATTCGTGATGCGTTGTTGCGTCGAATTAAGCGGGATCATCTCGATGAATATTTTGGCGAGATCATTATACCGACAGAGAGAATCGTAGAGACGAAGAGTGGAAAGAAGCGGGTCCGAGAGCAGCGTCTTTATCCTGGCTATATCATGATTCAGATGATCCTGAATGATGACTCTTGGTATCTGGTGCGGGATACCGGAGGGGTTGGTGACTTTACTGGCTCTGCCGGCAAGCCAATTCCAATGCGGGAAGAGGAAATTGTCCGCATGCTTGGGCAGGAAGAGACTAAGGAGGAAGAGCCCACTAAGGTTAAAATCAACCTGGGTGTTGGCGATACAGTCAAGATTGGCGAAGGGACCTTTGAGAGCTTCGAAGGCTCCATTGAGGCCATTGATGACGCCAGTGGAAAAATTAGTGTATTGATTGAAATCTTCGGCCGACCAACTCCTGTTGAGTTGGAGCATTGGCAGGTTGAGAAGATTTAGGCTCCGGTTCCTTCGGGCAAGATGTTGTGTTGAGGGGCTTCGAGAAGAAAATGATCCGTTAAGGGTCCGTCAGGTGTCTGGCGATAAGGTGAGATAATATGGCTAAGCAGCTTGTCAAGGTGATTAAGGTACAGGTCGTCGGTGGTCAGGCCACTCCGGCTCCGCCGGTTGGTACGGCTCTGGGGCCTCATGGGGTGAATATTGGTCAGTTCGTTCAGCAGTTTAACGAGAAGACCAAAGAGTTCGCTGGCGTGACAATTCCTGTTGTGATTTCGGTCTACAATGATCGCTCTTTTGATTTTGTCACTAAGAGTCCACCAGCAGCAGTTCTGCTGAAGCAGGCTGCTCAAATTGCCAAGGGGTCAGGTAATCCTCTGGCAAATAAGGTCGGTCGTGTTACACAGTCGCAGCTTGAAGATATCGCTAAGACAAAGCTGGATGACCTGAACGTCAAAGATGTGCAGCAGGCATCACGAATGATTGCGGGTACTGCTCGCAGTATGGGTCTGGAAATTGTTGATTAGTCTGACCTTGGGTCTCGCTGAATATACAGAATTAAGAGTTGTTGGAATTAAGGTTATCGAGATGGCTAAACGTTCAAGACGCATGCAGGAATTGCGAGCCAAAGCGGAATCGCTTGGCACGGTCAATCTGGAAAAAGCAGTCGCAGAATTGAAGACCATGGAGTCTTCACTGAAAACAGGTACGAAGCCTTGTAAGTTTGATCAAACAGTCGAAGTTGCGATTCGCCTTGGGATTGATTCCCGGCAGGCTGATCAGCTCGTTCGAGGTTCAATTGTTTTGCCGCACGGTATTGGTAAGGCTCAGCGGGTGATTGTTTTTGCCAAGGGTGATGCAGCGGCTGCCGCAAAGGCTGCCGGGGCAGACGAGGTCGGCGAAAAAGACCTGGCTGACAAGATTCTCAAAGAGAACTGGCTCGACTTTGATGTCGCGATTGCCTCTCCGGATATGATGGGAGTTGTTGGTCCACTCGGGCGAGTTCTCGGGCCTCGTGGCTTGATGCCATCTCCGCGAGCGGGCACTGTCACGCAGGATGTGGCTAATGCGGTGAAAGAGTACAAAGCAGGTAAGGTTGAGTTCCGAAATGATTCCAGCGGCAATGTTCATTGCGTAGTTGGGAAGATGTCATTTTCGGAAGAGCAATTGAAAGAGAATATAGAAGCGTTTCTTCAGCACGTTCAGTCGTTGAAGCCGAATGCTCAAAAAGGTGTTTATGTCCGTAATGTGGCTCTCTCGAGCACGATGGGTCCTGGGATTTCCGTTGCTGTTTAGTTGAGTTGATCCATTATTTCGGTTCGTATCGGGCGTTGTGTCGCTGCGACCAAGTCCATTTGAAGTTGGTTTAAGGTGCTTCGATGAGCAAATTTGTCAAAGAGATGGTCATGCAGGATATCGAGTCTCGTCTGGACGGGACCCGTGATGTTTTGGTTGTGGATTCATCTCGAATGGATGCGATTTCGGATAACGGTTTTCGCCAGGCAATGCAGGAAAAGAATGTGCATTTGCTGACGGTCAAGAATTCATTGGCCCGCAAGGTGCTCGGTGAGGCGGGAGCCGCTCTGGGTGAAGTCCTGAAGGGGCCATCGACTCTTGTGTGGGGCGGCGAAGATATTGTTGCCTTGTCCAAAGAGGTCACCAAATGGGCAAAAAAAATCGAACCGTTGCAGGTGAAAGGGGCCAGCGTTGAAGGCCAGCCTCTGGACACAAAGGGTGTCGAGAAACTTTCCAAAAGCCCGGGTCGAGCAGAATTGATTTCACAAATCGCTGGTCTGATTCTCAGCCCTGGTGGCCAGTTGGCAGGAGCCCTGTTGGGGCCTGGCGGCAAGCTGGCAGGCTGCGTGAAGGCTGTCGAGGAAAAAGCCGAGGCTTAATCGCCCTGGTTTAAAGCGTAATTGCGGCGTACGCCTGCCGCGTAAATGATTAAGATTGCTGAGCAGGGTACGATCAGCGGATATACTGTCACTTATTTGATAAACGAGGGGGATGTCATGGCGACAGCCGAAGCAACAACAGAATTTTCAGAGGAAACTAAAGGCCTGGGCGATCAGATTGTCGGTTTGACATTGCTGCAAGCCAAACAACTGGCTGATTATCTCAAAGAAGTCCACGGCATTGAGCCTGCCGGTGGCGGTGTGATGATGGCTGCTCCAGCAGGTGGTGGCGATGATGGCGGCGGAGCTGCTGCAGCTGAGAAAACCGAGTTTGATGTCATTTTGACTGGCTTCGGCGATCAGAAAATCGGCGTCATCAAGGCTGTCCGTGCAATTACCGGACTCGGTTTGAAAGAAGCCAAAGATACTGTTGAAGGAGCTCCAAAGCCCCTCAAAGAAGGTGTCTCGAAAGAAGATGCTGAAAAAATCAAGGCTGATATTGAAGCTGCCGGCGGAACTGCAGAAATCAAGTAATTGCTTTCTGTTGCCGTTGCATCAAAGCTAACATACAGCATCTTTGATGCCTAAAGTGCCAATTCAGAATGGGGAAAGTGTTTTCTTTTCCCATTCTGTTGCATTTTTTTCAAATAAGGTTACCATTTGGCAGTCAAGAATTGCATCAGGTCTGCTATCCGGTCAATACGTGCGTCATTGCTTCAAGCTCGAGAATTCTATCACCCCATTGTCGCGTGGAAGTTCTACTTCTGTGCCGGC from Rubinisphaera italica includes the following:
- the rplL gene encoding 50S ribosomal protein L7/L12; the protein is MATAEATTEFSEETKGLGDQIVGLTLLQAKQLADYLKEVHGIEPAGGGVMMAAPAGGGDDGGGAAAAEKTEFDVILTGFGDQKIGVIKAVRAITGLGLKEAKDTVEGAPKPLKEGVSKEDAEKIKADIEAAGGTAEIK
- the secE gene encoding preprotein translocase subunit SecE is translated as MSKSKSSSGLLAEMFSASLYKRAQGQQVRQVTGLAIAAVFIVAAWTMKINLLSGLDPNLQLIIPTVTGALGCWFAYRIVNYPRAADFLISVQGEMEKVSWPTWPQLWRATIVVLVVMVFLAVSLFAFDVIWQFVFTQVGFLKV
- the rplK gene encoding 50S ribosomal protein L11; its protein translation is MAKQLVKVIKVQVVGGQATPAPPVGTALGPHGVNIGQFVQQFNEKTKEFAGVTIPVVISVYNDRSFDFVTKSPPAAVLLKQAAQIAKGSGNPLANKVGRVTQSQLEDIAKTKLDDLNVKDVQQASRMIAGTARSMGLEIVD
- the tuf gene encoding elongation factor Tu gives rise to the protein MAKQVFERTKPHVNVGTIGHIDHGKSTLTAALVQVQAAKGLAKSLSYAEITKGGTVRDDSKTVTIAVSHVEYESVGRHYAHIDCPGHADYVKNMITGAAQMDGAILVVSAADGPMPQTREHILLARQVNVPALVVFLNKCDLVDDEELLELVEMEVRELLSKYDFPGDDITIVRGNAKAALENPSDEASGACIQNLLDALDNDIPEPSRESDKPFLMAVEDVFSIKGRGTVATGRIERGVVNVGDKVQVIGLRDTQETTVTGVEMFNKTLDSGMAGDNVGLLLRGVEKDDIERGQCLAKAGTITPHFRFECEVYVLSKEEGGRHTPFFSGYRPQFYFRTTDVTGAAKLLGGAEMCMPGDNVALEVELQKPIAMDEGSRFAIREGGRTVGSGVVTKILE
- the rplJ gene encoding 50S ribosomal protein L10 encodes the protein MSKFVKEMVMQDIESRLDGTRDVLVVDSSRMDAISDNGFRQAMQEKNVHLLTVKNSLARKVLGEAGAALGEVLKGPSTLVWGGEDIVALSKEVTKWAKKIEPLQVKGASVEGQPLDTKGVEKLSKSPGRAELISQIAGLILSPGGQLAGALLGPGGKLAGCVKAVEEKAEA
- the rpmG gene encoding 50S ribosomal protein L33 is translated as MAREYVWLECTETGMRNYRVPKEMRGTERLELMKYCPKLRRHTTHKESRKK
- the rplA gene encoding 50S ribosomal protein L1 codes for the protein MAKRSRRMQELRAKAESLGTVNLEKAVAELKTMESSLKTGTKPCKFDQTVEVAIRLGIDSRQADQLVRGSIVLPHGIGKAQRVIVFAKGDAAAAAKAAGADEVGEKDLADKILKENWLDFDVAIASPDMMGVVGPLGRVLGPRGLMPSPRAGTVTQDVANAVKEYKAGKVEFRNDSSGNVHCVVGKMSFSEEQLKENIEAFLQHVQSLKPNAQKGVYVRNVALSSTMGPGISVAV
- the nusG gene encoding transcription termination/antitermination protein NusG; this encodes MDDLDIDNSKIPSRDDEAASGKPDMLWYVLKVQSNRERTIRDALLRRIKRDHLDEYFGEIIIPTERIVETKSGKKRVREQRLYPGYIMIQMILNDDSWYLVRDTGGVGDFTGSAGKPIPMREEEIVRMLGQEETKEEEPTKVKINLGVGDTVKIGEGTFESFEGSIEAIDDASGKISVLIEIFGRPTPVELEHWQVEKI